The proteins below are encoded in one region of Rhododendron vialii isolate Sample 1 chromosome 7a, ASM3025357v1:
- the LOC131331888 gene encoding uncharacterized protein LOC131331888, protein MVAALNRFIRRSSDLCRPFFRAITTSRRRFVWTEECEQALQSLKQCLSHAPLLVKPLPDEDLYLYLAVSDHATSAVLVRREGMDHQPIFYSSKTMTDSQTRYLPMEKLALALVSAKTSLLPYFQSHRIVVLTEFPLKAVLRKTDTSSRILKFSQDLANFDIQFEPRTAIKGQVLADFFAELTPGLQDEANALATAAEEARIQEEEVLEGPSSCRTEPLRARYSLGRKKPKRQWKLFSGDAWRLTVDGASNVHGAGAGIVLVSPSGTVHESVVSIGYTATNNEAEYEALIAGLQLALRLDADSVHVFCNSQLIVGHLNDDYQAKDQRMNAYVSHVLALFGRFGRVEVEWIAREHNAHADALAGLASVYKTSGSHTITFDEVPKPSFEKPCEQVMAITLGPSQLDSVVAYLKKQVLPTNKREAYKIRCRAANFFLGPNDNLYRRTFTGPDLRVVHDDLVPAVLEELHSGSCGAHSGGRSLALRALTQGYWWPKMVKQSEEYVKLCVRCQKQASLIHQLAFPLKMITSPWPFAVWAFDIVDKMPKAPGGFEYMLTATDLFTKWVEASPMIKTTAGDVERFIWKHIISRFGVPYAILSDNGSQFVASALKAFYAKRHITIQNSSVAYPQGNGQAEASNKSITRGLKRRLDRKLGKWVEELPHVLWAYRTTPRRSTGRTPFAMAYGMEAVLPLSTVIPIARTENFNPVDNNALVGAELDLAEELRDNANLRHAAYQQEVARGYNRNVRARPFNVGDLVLRMVTEATRLTKLKDPYEGPYRVMEKIGHGVYKLAEMDGTPIANPWNAQKLRKFHG, encoded by the coding sequence ATGGTTGCTGCCTTGAACCGTTTCATTCGACGTTCGAGTGATCTCTGCCGCCCATTCTTCCGAGCAATCACAACAAGCCGACGCAGATTTGTATGGACAGAGGAGTGCGAGCAGGCTCTGCAGTCTTTAAAGCAATGCCTATCTCACGCTCCTTTGCTTGTCAAGCCCCTGCCCGATGAAGATCTATATCTTTACCTTGCTGTTTCCGACCATGCAACGAGTGCGGTTCTTGTTCGGAGAGAGGGGATGGACCATCAACCGATCTTCTATTCCAGTAAAACGATGACGGATtctcagacgaggtatctgcctatggaaaagttagcattggctctcgtttctgctaaaacgagcctcttgccctactttcaatcccataggattgtggtcctcactgagtttcctctcaaagctgttCTTCGGAAAACGGACACGTCGAGCCGGATTTTGAAGTTCTCTCAAGACTTGGCCAACTTCGACATCCAATTCGAGCCTCGGACAGCTATCAAAGGGCAAGTCCtggccgacttctttgccgaactcacTCCCGGCTTACAAGACGAGGCCAATGCCCTGGCAACTGCCGCTGAAGAAGCTCGGattcaagaagaagaggttttggaaggGCCGTCCAGCTGTCGTACCGAACCATTACGTGCTCGGTATTCCCTCGGGCGCAAGAAACCCAAACGACAATGGaagctcttctccggcgacgctTGGCGACTGACCGTCGATGGAGCTTCTAATGTTCATGGAGCTGGTGCAGGCATCGTCCTTGTGTCACCCAGCGGGACTGTTCATGAAAGCGTGGTTTCGATTGGGTACACGGCGACGAACAACGAGGCGGAATATGAAGCTCTAATTGCAGgcctccaacttgctcttcggcTGGATGCAGATTCGGTTCATGTCTTTTGTAACTCTCAGCTCATTGTGGGGCATTTAAACGATGATTATCAAGCCAAGGATCAACGTATGAATGCTTACGTGAGCCACGTCTTAGCTTTGTTCGGAAGATTTGGACGCGTAGAAGTGGAGTGGATCGCTCGGGAGCATAACGCCCATGCTGACGCCCTTGCAGGTCTTGCTTCAGTCTACAAGACCTCGGGCAGTCACACCATCACCTTTGACGAGGTCCCCAAACCAAGCTTCGAAAAGCCGTGTGAACAGGTTATGGCCATCACCCTCGGCCCAAGCCAGCTGGATTCTGTGGTTGCTTACCTAAAGAAGCAAGTGCTACCGACGAACAAGCGCGAAGCGTACAAAATCCGTTGCCGAGCCGCCAATTTTTTCCTGGGACCGAACGACAATCTCTACCGACGAACTTTCACTGGCCCCGATCTGCGTGTCGTCCACGACGACCTTGTGCCAGCCGTTCTGGAAGAACTTCATTCGGGTAGCTGTGGGGCTCACTCAGGAGGACGGTCCCTGGCACTGCGTGCCCTGAcacaaggctattggtggccgaagatggtcaAACAATCCGAAGAATACGTGAAGCTCTGTGTTCGGTGCCAAAAGCAAGCATCTCTCATCCACCAACTTGCATTtccccttaaaatgatcactagtCCGTGGCCGTtcgcggtttgggcttttgacatagttgACAAGATGCCGAAGGCGCCTGGAGGATTTGAGTACATGCTCACTGCCACAGATTTGTTTACCAAGTGGGTAGAAGCTTCCCCCATGATCAAGACCACCGCCGGGGACGTGGAACGCTTTATTTGGAAGCACATCATCTCCAGGTTCGGCGTACCGTACGCCATCCTTTCTGATAATGGCTCCCAATTTGTTGCCTCCGCtctcaaagctttttatgcGAAGCGCCACATTACCATCCAAAATTCCTCGGTGGCATATCCTCAAGGtaatggacaagccgaagcaTCGAACAAGTCAATCACTCGGGGGCTGAAGCGCCGTCTGGATCGGAAGCTCGGTAAgtgggtggaagagcttccacacgTCTTGTGGGCCTATCGAACAACACCTCGGCGGTCCACCGGCCGTACTCCGTTTGCTATGGCCTACGGTATGGAGGCTGTCCTCCCTTTATCTACTGTGATCCCTATAGCCCGGACGGAGAATTTTAACCCTGTAGACAACAATGCTCTTGTGGGTGCCGAGTTAGATTTAGCCGAAGAACTACGTgacaatgctaaccttcggCACGCCGCGTACCAGCAAGAAGTTGCAAGGGGCTACAACCGCAATGTTCGTGCTCGACCATTCAACGTCggggacttagtccttcggatggttaCCGAAGCGACAAGGTTGACCAAGCTGAAGGATCCCTATGAAGGCCCTTACCGAGTGATGGAGAAGATCGGGCATGGTGTCTACAAGCTTGCTGAGAtggatggaactccaatcgccaatccatggaatgcacaaaaactaagaaaattcCATGGCTAG